From one Callithrix jacchus isolate 240 chromosome 2, calJac240_pri, whole genome shotgun sequence genomic stretch:
- the FST gene encoding follistatin isoform X1: MVRARHQPGGLCLLLLLLCQFMEDRSAQAGNCWLRQAKNGRCQVLYKTELSKEECCSTGRLSTSWTEEDVNDNTLFKWMIFNGGAPNCIPCKETCENVDCGPGKKCRMNKKNKPRCVCAPDCSNITWKGPVCGLDGKTYRSECALLKARCKDQPELEVQYQGRCKKTCRDVFCPGSSTCVVDQTNNAYCVTCNRICPEPTSSEQYICGNDGVTYSSACHLRKATCLLGRSIGLAYEGKCIKAKSCEDIQCTGGKKCLWDFKVGRGRCSLCDEQCPDSKSDEPVCASDNATYASECAMKEAACSSGVLLEVKHSGSCNSISEDPEEEEEDEDQDYSFPISSILEW; the protein is encoded by the exons ATGGTCCGCGCCAGGCACCAGCCCGGTGGGCTttgcctcctgctgctgctgctttgccAGTTCATGGAAGACCGCAGTGCCCAGG CTGGAAACTGCTGGCTCCGTCAAGCCAAGAATGGCCGCTGCCAGGTTCTGTACAAGACCGAACTGAGCAAGGAGGAGTGCTGCAGCACCGGCCGTCTGAGCACCTCGTGGACCGAGGAGGACGTGAATGACAACACACTCTTCAAGTGGATGATTTTCAATGGGGGCGCCCCCAACTGCATCCCCTGTAAAG AAACGTGTGAGAACGTGGACTGTGGACCCGGGAAAAAATGCCGAATGAACAAGAAGAACAAACCGCGCTGCGTCTGCGCCCCGGATTGTTCCAACATCACCTGGAAGGGTCCAGTCTGCGGGCTGGATGGGAAAACCTACCGCAGTGAATGTGCGCTCTTAAAGGCGAGATGTAAAGATCAGCCAGAACTGGAAGTCCAGTACCAAGGCAGATGTAAAA AGACCTGTCGGGATGTTTTCTGTCCAGGCAGCTCCACGTGTGTGGTGGACCAGACCAATAATGCCTACTGTGTGACCTGTAATCGGATTTGCCCAGAGCCCACTTCCTCTGAGCAATATATCTGTGGGAATGATGGAGTCACCTACTCCAGTGCCTGCCACCTGAGAAAGGCTACCTGCCTGCTGGGCAGATCTATTGGATTAGCCTATGAGGGAAAGTGTATCA AAGCAAAGTCCTGTGAAGATATCCAGTGCACTGGtgggaaaaaatgtttatggGATTTCAAGGTTGGGAGAGGCCGGTGTTCCCTCTGTGATGAGCAGTGCCCTGACAGTAAGTCGGATGAGCCTGTCTGTGCCAGTGACAATGCCACTTATGCCAGTGAGTGTGCTATGAAGGAAGCTGCCTGCTCCTCAGGTGTGCtgctggaagtaaagcactccggATCTTGCAACT CCATTTCGGAAGACCccgaggaagaggaggaagatgaagacCAGGACTACAGCTTTCCTATATCTTCTATTCTAGAGTGGTAA
- the FST gene encoding follistatin isoform X2, translated as MVRARHQPGGLCLLLLLLCQFMEDRSAQAGNCWLRQAKNGRCQVLYKTELSKEECCSTGRLSTSWTEEDVNDNTLFKWMIFNGGAPNCIPCKETCENVDCGPGKKCRMNKKNKPRCVCAPDCSNITWKGPVCGLDGKTYRSECALLKARCKDQPELEVQYQGRCKKTCRDVFCPGSSTCVVDQTNNAYCVTCNRICPEPTSSEQYICGNDGVTYSSACHLRKATCLLGRSIGLAYEGKCITKSCEDIQCTGGKKCLWDFKVGRGRCSLCDEQCPDSKSDEPVCASDNATYASECAMKEAACSSGVLLEVKHSGSCNSISEDPEEEEEDEDQDYSFPISSILEW; from the exons ATGGTCCGCGCCAGGCACCAGCCCGGTGGGCTttgcctcctgctgctgctgctttgccAGTTCATGGAAGACCGCAGTGCCCAGG CTGGAAACTGCTGGCTCCGTCAAGCCAAGAATGGCCGCTGCCAGGTTCTGTACAAGACCGAACTGAGCAAGGAGGAGTGCTGCAGCACCGGCCGTCTGAGCACCTCGTGGACCGAGGAGGACGTGAATGACAACACACTCTTCAAGTGGATGATTTTCAATGGGGGCGCCCCCAACTGCATCCCCTGTAAAG AAACGTGTGAGAACGTGGACTGTGGACCCGGGAAAAAATGCCGAATGAACAAGAAGAACAAACCGCGCTGCGTCTGCGCCCCGGATTGTTCCAACATCACCTGGAAGGGTCCAGTCTGCGGGCTGGATGGGAAAACCTACCGCAGTGAATGTGCGCTCTTAAAGGCGAGATGTAAAGATCAGCCAGAACTGGAAGTCCAGTACCAAGGCAGATGTAAAA AGACCTGTCGGGATGTTTTCTGTCCAGGCAGCTCCACGTGTGTGGTGGACCAGACCAATAATGCCTACTGTGTGACCTGTAATCGGATTTGCCCAGAGCCCACTTCCTCTGAGCAATATATCTGTGGGAATGATGGAGTCACCTACTCCAGTGCCTGCCACCTGAGAAAGGCTACCTGCCTGCTGGGCAGATCTATTGGATTAGCCTATGAGGGAAAGTGTATCA CAAAGTCCTGTGAAGATATCCAGTGCACTGGtgggaaaaaatgtttatggGATTTCAAGGTTGGGAGAGGCCGGTGTTCCCTCTGTGATGAGCAGTGCCCTGACAGTAAGTCGGATGAGCCTGTCTGTGCCAGTGACAATGCCACTTATGCCAGTGAGTGTGCTATGAAGGAAGCTGCCTGCTCCTCAGGTGTGCtgctggaagtaaagcactccggATCTTGCAACT CCATTTCGGAAGACCccgaggaagaggaggaagatgaagacCAGGACTACAGCTTTCCTATATCTTCTATTCTAGAGTGGTAA
- the FST gene encoding follistatin isoform X3 — translation MVRARHQPGGLCLLLLLLCQFMEDRSAQAGNCWLRQAKNGRCQVLYKTELSKEECCSTGRLSTSWTEEDVNDNTLFKWMIFNGGAPNCIPCKETCENVDCGPGKKCRMNKKNKPRCVCAPDCSNITWKGPVCGLDGKTYRSECALLKARCKDQPELEVQYQGRCKKTCRDVFCPGSSTCVVDQTNNAYCVTCNRICPEPTSSEQYICGNDGVTYSSACHLRKATCLLGRSIGLAYEGKCIKAKSCEDIQCTGGKKCLWDFKVGRGRCSLCDEQCPDSKSDEPVCASDNATYASECAMKEAACSSGVLLEVKHSGSCN, via the exons ATGGTCCGCGCCAGGCACCAGCCCGGTGGGCTttgcctcctgctgctgctgctttgccAGTTCATGGAAGACCGCAGTGCCCAGG CTGGAAACTGCTGGCTCCGTCAAGCCAAGAATGGCCGCTGCCAGGTTCTGTACAAGACCGAACTGAGCAAGGAGGAGTGCTGCAGCACCGGCCGTCTGAGCACCTCGTGGACCGAGGAGGACGTGAATGACAACACACTCTTCAAGTGGATGATTTTCAATGGGGGCGCCCCCAACTGCATCCCCTGTAAAG AAACGTGTGAGAACGTGGACTGTGGACCCGGGAAAAAATGCCGAATGAACAAGAAGAACAAACCGCGCTGCGTCTGCGCCCCGGATTGTTCCAACATCACCTGGAAGGGTCCAGTCTGCGGGCTGGATGGGAAAACCTACCGCAGTGAATGTGCGCTCTTAAAGGCGAGATGTAAAGATCAGCCAGAACTGGAAGTCCAGTACCAAGGCAGATGTAAAA AGACCTGTCGGGATGTTTTCTGTCCAGGCAGCTCCACGTGTGTGGTGGACCAGACCAATAATGCCTACTGTGTGACCTGTAATCGGATTTGCCCAGAGCCCACTTCCTCTGAGCAATATATCTGTGGGAATGATGGAGTCACCTACTCCAGTGCCTGCCACCTGAGAAAGGCTACCTGCCTGCTGGGCAGATCTATTGGATTAGCCTATGAGGGAAAGTGTATCA AAGCAAAGTCCTGTGAAGATATCCAGTGCACTGGtgggaaaaaatgtttatggGATTTCAAGGTTGGGAGAGGCCGGTGTTCCCTCTGTGATGAGCAGTGCCCTGACAGTAAGTCGGATGAGCCTGTCTGTGCCAGTGACAATGCCACTTATGCCAGTGAGTGTGCTATGAAGGAAGCTGCCTGCTCCTCAGGTGTGCtgctggaagtaaagcactccggATCTTGCAACT GA